The DNA window gattctcgttccgtgctgccggggcctcgagacgcggaggtgtggcgtcgcccgcccctgctcggggcggggaatggttgcctgtcctctcgccctcttcgcccgcccttggcatcccgagcccgacgtggaagcactcacgagatggatcgtaagtcccttcatcgtcggagtcggagtagccgagacagtagtcgcttgcggccaagaattggcgcaaagccctagggttgtggagttcggagaaatccaccctgggccatgcctcgtcctcgtccgaggagtcggagcaggtgctcaggtcgagagcgaagcactggcggcgttccgaggggtgctcgtgagtggcagcgtaagcgtaggcgtaagaggcggcggcatttctcaacccaaaggggtatggggacggcgCCGTTCCCATATTCTGCCCCaccggggtcggctcttcagggagtggtggagcggagctagatgACCGGGCGTCGCCgtgagccaccggcgattttcttTCGTCCATGCTCatgccagacaggtccccagccagggaccccgtaccaacagctggtcgaagggcatcggcggggagtggcgtgctgccccaggctcgcgtagcgtcggggtggccttgctcgcgccgcGCCTGGCGGGCGTGGCGAgggcggccgcccgggcgccgcctgcgcctgggctgccggggcgtgacttcatcgtcggacggtggggctcgaggagtgaggagcaccatgtcgtactcatgcccgagagacatgaactctaggctcccgaaccaaactacggtgccgagacgcaatggtcgtacggggtctaccatccggaacttgctaggatgacgaagctgacacgcagaggcccctacctggcgcgccaactatcggtgctttggaaccgggggtccctcaaccaacaagtgaatttgtgctgcgtgcccctaatcccggatggtgatgcaaagagacaaggtttatactggttcaggcaatcgaggccctacgtccagtctgagagattgatcttgtattccttgcaccggagtgctcatagcagggggttacaagctaggtgagagagggggctagccccaggtctcggcgagggtggtgcgggctgtttGAGGCGTTGTCCTCAAGCAGCATAGTGGAAGTGTCTAGTTCTATCCGTGTGTTCGTTCCTcccccccctagaaatggccccggtccctcccttttatactccaaGGGAGAACTAGGAACCTACATgtgttgctacatagcgttctaaaaacaggggtggcgtgtccgagccctgtagccggccactgttgtggcatggtcgacggagtggccccgtccttgtcgtgcagaagtgacacgccggtcatactcgatcttgtgcgtcgtggggctccagtacagcttgatgcaggacatggcgggcgacgtgctggtcaccgtgcgaTGACAtcgtagggagcagcggctctacagatgccgaggccgagccattgtggggggctcggcggtcatgggccctcaggctgccgagcccgtgaagtaAACTACTGAGGccttgggggagttattggccctgggtactgattccgaggccacagtagcccaggcgtggctccccatgccgcgttgtcctcggagcaggagttggcagcacagtgcggCATGGGCGTCCACCATGcgcatggtggttagcacagtgacgggtaacccctgccctggtccgagggacgtgcaggtcatcgcgtgatgacgtcgtagggggctgtGGCTTTGcgggtgccgaggccaagccatcgcggggggctttggcggacatggatccttggGCTGCCGAGCTCCTGAAGCCAACTGCCGAGGCCTCGGAGGGGATTATTGGTCcagggtactgattccgaggccacagtagcccagacgtggcttcccacgctgcgttgtcctcggagcaggagttggcagcacagtgcggcatgggcgtcaaccatgcgcatggtggttagcacagtgacgggtaacccctgcccggtcctgcctcctgtcccgtcggtcATTCCGCTGTActatgccgagcatgcggccaATGTCAGGAGCAGCAGTCGGCTGAGttaatgtgacacgacgttttgtcagagggacgggagaaggaagaggcagcggagcgctgccgagcccgcctcgcgcgagacggagggtcggtggcccggccgaggcctttggcggggaatcgcccgaggtcagtggtgagggggcctcgggcgggtcggagaatcggccgaggccagtggtgtttagctggtttcgatctttacgaagtctaagcagtcgttttttgggtcttgcttagggtaccccttcttacGGTATCCGACAAGAAGCATGCCAGGTCATAAGTTCCGCATCATCAGGGTTTGCAAACAAACACCTCAAACGATCAACCACAGGGAGATACCATATCACCAATGCAGGAATTCTTCTCAACGCATAATAGTCCACTTCGATATTGCTAGTGGGCTTTGAACATTTGTCTTGTTGAGTCTTTGTTTGCGTCTTCTTTCGCTTCCTCCCTGAAGAAACAGAGGCTGCATTCTCTTCCTCTCGATAATCTTTATTCGTCTTGTACCTACTAGCACCACAGTTTGGACAACTGTCTAAGTCTTTATACTGATCACCCCGATATAGAATACAATGATTTCTACATGCGTGGATCTTCTCAACACCCATCGTAAGTGGACTGACTAGCTTCTTTGCATAGTACGTGTTAGCAGGCACTTTGTTCTCCTTAGGAAGAAGGTCTCCAAGTACACGCAATAAATCATTGAAACTAGCATCGGACCAACCATATCTAGCCTTAATCGTCAAAAACTGAAGAACAGCCCGTAGTGTCGACCACTCTTTGGTACAACCTTTCGACTCGTCGTACAAAGGCTCTTCTGCTGCCTTCTTCAAGGCTTCCATTCGCTTCATGAAGAATATTGATGGATCCGCACAACGGTTCATTATTGCCTCTAAGAAATCTGCATCTTCAATGGCATCAGTGTTAACATGCTGAGTTTCATTAACATCGGACGTAGAATTATGAGTTTGATTGACATCTGGCATAGCATGATGGGTTTCATTGATATCTGGCATAGCATCACATTCATTGAGATATGGCATTGGACCCTCCACATTGATGTTACTTGCAGTGTTGTCAGTTGTCCGCATATAAGGTGTAGAACTACCCTCACCATGTTTTGTCCAAATCAAGTAGTCCTCCACAAATCCTCTGCAAACCACATGAGAAGTGATTGCTTTCACATTGTCAAATACCACAATATTTTTACAGTCTGCACATGGACAACATATGTGCTTCGCCTTTGTTCTCTGAGCATGTATCTTCACGGCATCAATAAATTTTTGGACCTCCACTACATAAGATGGGTCTAATCTTGATAAGTTGTACATCCATAATGACCTCTCCATATTTATCTGTAATTAGTTAGGAAAATATTGTATGTCACTCTAAAAACAAAACGAAAATAACCCCTCATAACTAAGATTCTATCCTCCATCAATTAAATAGATATGAAAACCTACCTCTTACAGAatttacaaaataaaaaatttaaataattatttaaacTCATTTTTATAATTATAAGAATTAATTAAACGGAGATGGCATCTtgattaacaaaccctaagtataagcaaaaataacaaaccctaattaacaaaccctaagtacatgaaATACTAACTAACCCTAATTAATAAACCATTAATTACTAACTAAATTAATTAACTAACCCTAAGTACATGAAATATCTAACCCTAAATAATAAACCATCAATTACTAACAAAAATTATTGAAAAACctaaggtacatgaaataataactaaccctatttaacaaaccctaagtatagacaataataactaaccctaattaacAAAACATTAACTACTAAATTAAttcataaaccctaagtacgtagATTAAAAAACTAAATTAATTCGCTGTTTATAATTACAGGAAATAAGTATAACAATTGACAAGACTTTATAAAGTGTTAATCATTATTCTATtacatagatctactcacaagaatTCTAAAAAGTATTTATTTTCTATAATCCGAGCAAGAtacaatttactatgaatttacaaaaaaaaatagcTAAAACTCTCTCTCTTGCCCTAgctatgaaccctaaccctaaccctagatttagAGCACCTCCAATACAAGAATTGAACCAAAGAATCACTAAAAAAAATGGCGGCAACGACACTAACTAACCTTTTGGAAGTTTCTCACCAAAGAAATGAAGTTCAAAACCTCCCCCCCTTGGAATCGCCACTTCTCTGTCCGTCACTGTACACACAGCACGCGAGTAACTGTTCTTGTCTGGAGGTGGACGAAGGGAATTTATAGCAGCATTAACACAGGCGGTTGGTAAGGAGGACCGCCTGTGTAAAATAATTTACACAGGCGGCTCTCCTATCTctaccgcctgtgtaaatacctgtatttacacaggcggtttaTAATGTCAGCCGCCTGTGTAAATggtatttacacaggcggttgtCATTGtaaaccgcctgtgtaaatacaCGTATTTACACATGCGGTAGAGATAGGAGAGCCGCCTGTGTAAATTGTTTTACACAGGCGGTTCTCTTGCTGGGCTCACCCTATTTTTTGTACTGGCGTCATGAAATTGTGAACCGCCTGTGAAAAAAAACAACG is part of the Miscanthus floridulus cultivar M001 chromosome 9, ASM1932011v1, whole genome shotgun sequence genome and encodes:
- the LOC136479845 gene encoding uncharacterized protein; the encoded protein is MATVRARRSSTVATGKAEENGDIGGFKMRPGRTKKPRSSFLHASAKPKMATSAPGNQKKVAGGEVSPADLSAQLESLRSAVEHAAGFVNARGAVPLINMERSLWMYNLSRLDPSYVVEVQKFIDAVKIHAQRTKAKHICCPCADCKNIVVFDNVKAITSHVVCRGFVEDYLIWTKHGEGSSTPYMRTTDNTASNINVEGPMPYLNECDAMPDINETHHAMPDVNQTHNSTSDVNETQHVNTDAIEDADFLEAIMNRCADPSIFFMKRMEALKKAAEEPLYDESKGCTKEWSTLRAVLQFLTIKARYGWSDASFNDLLRVLGDLLPKENKVPANTYYAKKLVSPLTMGVEKIHACRNHCILYRGDQYKDLDSCPNCGASRYKTNKDYREEENAASVSSGRKRKKTQTKTQQDKCSKPTSNIEVDYYALRRIPALVIWYLPVVDRLRCLFANPDDAELMTWHASCRIP